The uncultured Methanobrevibacter sp. DNA segment GGATATGTTGATATTGAAACTTTTGTGCCTAATGGAGTTGAAATTATCATTTCTGCACTTAAGGCTGCTGAAGATAATGGAGATGAGGAAGAAGAGATTAAAGTCCAATGTGTAGGTGCACCAAGATATAGGATTACTGTAAAATCTACTGACTATTTATTAGCAGAAAAAGCATTAAAAGCTGCTGCTGATAGATGTATTGCAGTTGTTGAAGAATCTGACGGAAATGGTTCATTTTTAAGAGAATTGGATAATTAGATTCTTATGAATATGAAAATGAATAAATGTCCTGAATGTGGCATTTATACTTTAAAAGAAGCTTGCCCAAAATGCGGCGGCAAACTCAAAGTGATTTATCCTCCCAAATTTTCAGTTGAGGATAAGTATGGTAAATATAGACGTATATTGAAAAAAGAGTCAATGAAGGAGTAAATCCATATGGAAACTACAGAAATTACTGTCTTAGAGGAT contains these protein-coding regions:
- a CDS encoding RNA-protein complex protein Nop10; the protein is MNMKMNKCPECGIYTLKEACPKCGGKLKVIYPPKFSVEDKYGKYRRILKKESMKE